Within the Streptomyces sp. NBC_00353 genome, the region CAGCGAGAAGAGGAACATCAAGGCGTTGCCCGTGAGGTTGGGCAGGAACTGCAGCAGCGTCTGGATGAGCGTGATGTCCGAGATGGACCGGCTCACCACCTGCCCGGTCCGCAGGTCGTCCTGCTGGGCGCCGCCGAGCCGCAGCAGCGCGGCGAACGCGTCGTTGCGGAGGTCGTACTGCACACCGAGGGAGAGCCGGCCGGAGTGGTAGCGGCGGGTGAAGCTCGCCCCGAAGCGGACCGCGCCGATGGCGGCGAGGAGGACCGTCCACGGGACGAGCGAGGCGGTGGTGCCGGCCGCCACCCCGTCCACCACGTGCCGCAGCACGAGCGGCAGCGTGGCGGTGGCGACGGCCGCGACCACGGCGGCACCGAAGGCGAGGAGCAGGTCGGTGCGGTGGCGCAGACAGTAGCCCAGCAGCCGCCGCGCCCAACCGGGCGACGGCTGCCGGTGCGTACCGGTTTCCGGGTTCGTACAGTCCGTCACCGGACCTCCGCCAGCCCGATGCCGAAGTGGCCCTCGCTGCGGTCGACGGTCTCGAACAGCCGGTTGGCGGGGCGCGGCAGCCCGTAGTGGCCGCGCAGCGTGCGGGCGGTGTACTCGGTGCGGAAGAGGCCGCGTTCCTGGAGGATCGGCACCACCCGGTCCACGAAGACCTCCAGGCCGGACGGGAGCACGGCGGGCATGATGTTGAAGCCGTCGGCTGCCCCGCTGTCGTACCAGTGCTCGATGGTGTCGGCGACCTGCTCGGCCGTTCCGGCGAAGGTGCGGTGACCGCGCCCGCCACCGAGCCGCCCGATCAACTGGCGTACGGTCAGCCTCTCGCGCCTGGCGAGCTCCACGATGAGTGTGTAGCGGCTCTTCGCGCCCTCGATCTCGTCCTCGGTGGGGATGTCCTCGGGCAGCTGCGCGTCGAGGTCGAGGTCGTCGGGGGCGATCTTCAGCCGCTGGGCGAGCTGCCGCTTGGCGTACTCGGGGACGATCAGGTCCTCCAGCTCGGCGTCAAGCGCCCGCGCTTCTGCCTCCGTGTCACCGATGACGGGCACGATGCCGGGCAGGATCTTGATGCCGTCCGGGTTGCGGCCGATCGCCTCCGCGCGCTGCTTGACGTCCTTGTAGAAGGCGATGCCCTCCTCCAGGGTCTGCTGGGCGGTGAAGACGGCTTCCGCGTACCGCGCCGCGAAGTCCTTGCCGTCCTCGCTGGAGCCGGCCTGCACGAGCAGCGGGTAGCCCTGCGGCGGGCGTTGTACGTTGAGCGGGCCGTCGACCCGGAAGTACTCACCGGTGTGCTCGATCCGCCGCACCCGCTCGGCCAGGGCGTGCACGCCGCGTTCCTTGTCGGCGATCACGGCGTCGTCCGCCCAGCTGTCCCAGAGTTTGGTGGACACCTCGACGAACTCGGCGGCCCGGCGGTAGCGGTCGCGGTGCAGCGGGGTGTCGTCGAGGCCGAAGTTGCGGGCCGCGTCGGCGCCGGCAGTGGTGACGATGTTCCAGCCGGCCCGGCCGCCCGAGATGTGGTCCAGCGAGGCGAACCTGCGGGCCAGGTTGTAGGGCTCGTTGTAGCTGGTCGACGCGGTGGCGATGAGGCCGATGTGCTCGGTGGCCCCGGCCAGCGCGGTCAGCAGGACAGTGGGCTCCAGCTTGGCGGCGGGCCGCCGTCCCGGATCGCCCATCAGGACGGGGCTGTCGGCGAGGAACAGCGAGTCCAGCCTGCCTCGTTCGGCGATCCGGGCCAGGTTCTTGTAGTGCTCGATGTCCGAGTTCGCCTCGGCCGGGCTCCCGGGCAGGCGCCAGGACGCCTCGTGATGGCCGGTGGACATCAGGAAGGCGTTCAGGTGGAGCGGCTTGCGGTCAGGCTTGCGGGACATGGGTTTCCTTCGCTTCGGAACGGGTCTGGGGCTGTGTCACGCCGAGCGCGGTGAGCAGGGTGTCGCGGTACTCCTGGAACCGGGGGTCGCGCCGGGAGCGGGGGGTCGGCAGGTCGACGGTGAGGTCGACCGAGATCCGCCCGTCCTCCAGGACCAGCACCCGGTCCGCGAGTTCGACGGCCTCGTCGACGTCATGGGTGACCAGCAGCACCGCCGGGCGGTGGCGCTCGTACAGTTCGCGCAGCAGGCCGTGCATCTTGATCCGGGTGAGGGCGTCAAGGGCCCCGAACGGCTCGTCGGCCAGGAGTAGTTCGGGCTCGCGGACGAGCGCCCGGGCCAGGGCGGCCCGTTGCTGTTCGCCACCGGACAGTTCATGGGGCCAGGACCGGCCGCGGCCCTCCAAACCGACCTCGGCGAGCGCGGTCAGACCGCGTTCACGCACCTTGGGGCCGCGCAGACCGAGTACGACGTTGTCGAGCACCCGGAGCCAGGGCAGCAGCCGGGAGTCCTGGAAGGAGAGCGAGACCCGGTCCGGGACGGTGAGTTCGCCGGAGCCCTCGACGGTGTGGTCGAGCCGGGCCACGGCCCGCAGGAGGGTGGACTTGCCGGAGCCGCTGCGGCCGAGGAGGGCGGTGAACTCCCCCGGCGCCACCGTCAGATCGAGTTCCTTGAGCACGTTCCGGTCACCGAATCGCCGGACCAGGTTCCTGGTCCGTACCGCCACCGGCCGTATCGCGGTCGCGGTTCCGGGCCCGGTCTCTTCGTGGGTGCCGGTCAGCCCGCCAGGGTGCGTCGCCATGACAGGGCCCTCCTCTCGATGGCGCGTACCGCCGCGTCCGAGGCGAAGCCGAAGATCCCGTAGGCCACCAGCCCCACGATGATCACGTCGGACTGGGCGTACTGCTGGGCCTGGAACATCATGTAGCCGATGCCGCTCGTGGCGTTGATCTGCTCGACCACGATCAGGCCGAGCCAGGATGCGGTGACGCCGAGCCGCAGACCGACGAAGAAGCCGGGCAGCGAGCCGGGGACCACGACCTTGCGGATGAACTGCCGGCGGCTCAGGTCGAGCCCCTCGGCGAGTTCGACGTACCTGCTGTCGATGCCGGTCAGCGAGGAGTACGTATTGATGTACATGTTCACCGCGACGCCGAGCGCGATCACGGTGACCTTCATCTGCTCGCCGATGCCGAGCCAGAGGATGAGCAGCGGGAGCATCGCCAACGACGGGATGGCGCGCTTGATCTGGAGCGGCCCGTCGAGGAGGTACTCACCGGTGCGGCTCAGACCGGCGGCCACGGCCAGGATCACCCCGGCGGCCACCCCGAAGAAGAGGCCGAGACCTGCTCGTTGGAGCGAGATCAGCACATTGTCCTGGAGGCGGCCGCTCTGGATGAGGTCCGTCGCGGTGGACACCACGGCGCCGGGTCCGGACAGGATCCGGGGATCGAGATAGCCGACGGCGGAGGCTCCCCACCACACGGCGACGACGAGCACCGGGCCGATCAACCGGCCGAACGGCAGAGAGCGGCCTGGGCCGAGCCGCCTTCGGGTGGACCGGGCCACGAGGACGGCCCGGGCCGTGGGAGTGGTGAGGGAGGCGGCGGCCGGTCCCTGGGGACCCTGCGACCGGTGCCCGTCCGGCGAGCCGTTCGGCGCGGCGGTCCCTTCCGCCGGCTGTGCCGGGTGCGCCTTCGACAGCAGCTCGGTCATGACGTCTCCCGGTACCTGGCCGGTACGGCCTTCGCCGCGAGCCCCTCGAA harbors:
- a CDS encoding LLM class flavin-dependent oxidoreductase: MSRKPDRKPLHLNAFLMSTGHHEASWRLPGSPAEANSDIEHYKNLARIAERGRLDSLFLADSPVLMGDPGRRPAAKLEPTVLLTALAGATEHIGLIATASTSYNEPYNLARRFASLDHISGGRAGWNIVTTAGADAARNFGLDDTPLHRDRYRRAAEFVEVSTKLWDSWADDAVIADKERGVHALAERVRRIEHTGEYFRVDGPLNVQRPPQGYPLLVQAGSSEDGKDFAARYAEAVFTAQQTLEEGIAFYKDVKQRAEAIGRNPDGIKILPGIVPVIGDTEAEARALDAELEDLIVPEYAKRQLAQRLKIAPDDLDLDAQLPEDIPTEDEIEGAKSRYTLIVELARRERLTVRQLIGRLGGGRGHRTFAGTAEQVADTIEHWYDSGAADGFNIMPAVLPSGLEVFVDRVVPILQERGLFRTEYTARTLRGHYGLPRPANRLFETVDRSEGHFGIGLAEVR
- a CDS encoding ABC transporter ATP-binding protein, yielding MATHPGGLTGTHEETGPGTATAIRPVAVRTRNLVRRFGDRNVLKELDLTVAPGEFTALLGRSGSGKSTLLRAVARLDHTVEGSGELTVPDRVSLSFQDSRLLPWLRVLDNVVLGLRGPKVRERGLTALAEVGLEGRGRSWPHELSGGEQQRAALARALVREPELLLADEPFGALDALTRIKMHGLLRELYERHRPAVLLVTHDVDEAVELADRVLVLEDGRISVDLTVDLPTPRSRRDPRFQEYRDTLLTALGVTQPQTRSEAKETHVPQA
- a CDS encoding ABC transporter permease translates to MTELLSKAHPAQPAEGTAAPNGSPDGHRSQGPQGPAAASLTTPTARAVLVARSTRRRLGPGRSLPFGRLIGPVLVVAVWWGASAVGYLDPRILSGPGAVVSTATDLIQSGRLQDNVLISLQRAGLGLFFGVAAGVILAVAAGLSRTGEYLLDGPLQIKRAIPSLAMLPLLILWLGIGEQMKVTVIALGVAVNMYINTYSSLTGIDSRYVELAEGLDLSRRQFIRKVVVPGSLPGFFVGLRLGVTASWLGLIVVEQINATSGIGYMMFQAQQYAQSDVIIVGLVAYGIFGFASDAAVRAIERRALSWRRTLAG